A genomic window from Silene latifolia isolate original U9 population chromosome Y, ASM4854445v1, whole genome shotgun sequence includes:
- the LOC141634527 gene encoding sodium/calcium exchanger NCL-like has protein sequence MLTTKLIISLLLLLLATVSATPDTEADGGVNKGRYLEVGSIYIDLPSVKSTSFSSENVVGECEQTYGFLPCTKTWIGNMFLIMVYGYLMYLSATCLSNGSELLLEIMGPGIVGGLFLPVLGALPDAMLILVSGLSGSAAEAQSQVSVGMGLLAGSTVMLLTVIWGTCILVGKCDMDGLMTIDETDTRGFNLQGSGVSTDIWTSYAARIMAFSVLPFLVVQLPQAFKSTSGRHLAVLISLILSLLMLVSYCTYQVYQPWIQERRLAYVKHKRVLTGFLKHLLKKHPLDKLSNPDGSLNREVLERIFRAIDLDGDNHLSKRELRAFLIGMRLEGIGLDEDDIAQKLLKEFDTERQDDEIDLEEFIGGISKLLALVRGNKASSPNGADSMRYLDRYDEESKLEHLLLGDTNDEAEGEEVEKSKKTMIKAILFLVLGTVVAAVFADPLVDAVDNFSIATSIPSFFISFIALPLATNSSEAVSAIIFASKKKRKSASLTFSELYGGATMNNVLCLSVFLALVYVRGLTWDFSSEVLVIFIVCIIMGALGSFRTTFPLWTASVAFFLYPFSLALVYVLDYVFGWT, from the exons ATGTTAACCACTAAACTCATCAtttccctcctcctcctccttctcgcCACCGTATCCGCCACCCCGGACACCGAGGCGGACGGCGGCGTAAACAAGGGTCGATATCTTGAGGTGGGGTCCATTTACATTGACCTCCCAAGTGTAAAGTCAACATCTTTTTCATCCGAAAATGTAGTAGGAGAATGTGAGCAAACATATGGGTTTTTACCATGTACAAAAACATGGATAGGGaatatgtttttgataatggtaTATGGGTATTTGATGTATTTGTCTGCAACTTGTTTGTCAAATGGAAGTGAACTTTTGTTGGAAATTATGGGTCCTGGTATTGTTGGTGGTCTCTTTCTTCCTGTTCTTGGTGCTCTTCCTGATGCCATGCTCATTCTTG tTTCTGGCCTTTCTGGAAGTGCTGCAGAGGCTCAAAGTCAAGTTTCAGTTGGAATGGGTTTGCTGGCTGGTTCAACGGTCATGCTTCTTACTGTTATATGGGGAACTTGTATTCTGGTCGGGAAGTGTGATATGGATGGTCTTATGACAATTGATGAAACCGACACGAGAGGATTTAATTTGCAAG GTTCTGGTGTTTCTACTGATATATGGACTAGCTATGCTGCAAGGATCATGGCGTTTTCTGTATTGCCATTCCTTGTGGTACAGTTGCCGCAAGCTTTCAAATCAACTTCTGGGAGACACTTGGCCGTATTGATTTCTCTCATACTCTCACTTCTGATGCTAGTTAGCTATTGCACATATCAG GTGTACCAACCTTGGATCCAAGAGAGAAGGCTTGCTTATGTGAAGCATAAGCGTGTTCTGACCGGATTTCTTAAACATTTGTTGAAAAAGCATCCACTTGACAAACTCTCCAATCCTGATGGCAGCCTTAACCGTGAAGTTTTGGAAAG GATTTTTAGAGCAATTGACTTGGATGGTGACAACCATCTCTCAAAACGGGAACTCAGAGCATTTCTCATCGGGATGCGTCTTGAAGGGATAGGTCTAGATGAAGATGATATTGCCCAAAAATTGTTAAAAGAATTTGATACTGAGCGACAGGACGATGAAATCGATCTAGAGGAGTTCATCGGGGGAATCTCTAAGCTGCTAGCCCTTGTGAGAGGTAACAAAGCTTCAAGTCCTAATGGCGCCGACAGTATGAGATATCTAGATCGATATGATGAG GAATCAAAACTTGAGCATTTGCTGTTGGGTGATACAAATGATGAGGCCGAAGGAGAAGAAGTTGAAAAATCCAAGAAAACCATGATTAAGGCAATATTATTCCTAGTGCTCGGTACTGTAGTGGCTGCTGTTTTTGCAGATCCGCTAGTAGATGCCGTCGATAATTTTTCAATTGCAACCAGCATTCCTTCCTTCTTTATCTCATTTATTGCCCTTCCTCTAGCAACAAACTCCAGTGAAGCTGTATCTGCTATCATTTTTGCCTCTAAGAAGAAAAGAAAATCTGCTTCCTTAACTTTCTCTGAG TTATATGGAGGGGCAACGATGAACAATGTTCTTTGTCTCTCTGTATTTTTGGCGCTGGTTTATGTGAGAGGATTGACTTGGGACTTCTCCTCAGAAGTGCTCGTAATTTTCATTGTTTGCATCATAATGGGCGCCCTTGGCAGCTTTAGAACTACATTCCCTCTTTGGACAGCATCCGTGGCTTTCTTTCTCTATCCATTCTCACTGGCTCTTGTTTACGTCCTCGACTATGTCTTTGGTTGGACATAG